From a single Paenibacillus sp. FSL R5-0345 genomic region:
- a CDS encoding response regulator, producing the protein MYKIILVDDEDEVREGIKQKIAWNNHGFELVGDFDNGRDALDAVEQYRPDVIITDICMPFMDGLGLAKAVMERYRDMKVIIVTGYEDFEYAKQAISLKVTEYLLKPINAREFAEYLSKMKQDLDEEHLQKANIAKLRMQLNQSFPLLRERFLEKLVTTRMRNEEIENKMNYFHIQLRGAVNLAIVIDIEIENRSLDIASEAELLRFAAFNIVQEQLEKEQGGVVFQTRDGKLAAILSGDSEEIEVTTQLLADQVQTSLNKYLKLTATIGIGRKYADLQQIPQSFQEAISSIEYRYLLGIDKVISIQDLEFGKGLDQAHFSSWEKEFISALKTGKASAISEVLSKWFQELKSNSSSIEDCRSSIYQMLVSLMNYVVDIGFPNTELVSHNMFAEVAALKTLDEARNYLERTCHELILKLSEQRTTVRTSQMKAAEAYIRENYCNDSFSLNELCSHIFMSISYFSVTFKQHTGETFIEYLTRLRLEKAKELLTVTQLKTYDIAARVGYADPQYFSVIFKRNVGITPKEYRQRQKENLLL; encoded by the coding sequence ATGTACAAGATTATTCTAGTTGATGATGAAGATGAGGTTCGTGAGGGGATTAAACAGAAGATAGCATGGAATAACCATGGTTTTGAACTTGTTGGAGATTTCGATAACGGCAGAGATGCTCTTGATGCAGTAGAGCAGTATCGACCGGATGTGATTATTACAGATATTTGCATGCCCTTTATGGATGGACTAGGTTTGGCCAAAGCTGTAATGGAAAGATACCGGGACATGAAGGTCATTATCGTAACTGGTTATGAAGACTTCGAATACGCCAAGCAGGCTATATCTTTGAAGGTGACTGAATATTTGTTAAAACCGATCAATGCTCGTGAGTTTGCCGAGTATCTAAGCAAAATGAAGCAGGATTTAGATGAAGAGCATTTACAAAAGGCCAATATTGCTAAGCTTCGCATGCAATTAAATCAGAGCTTTCCTTTGTTACGCGAACGATTTCTGGAGAAGCTTGTTACTACTCGAATGAGAAATGAAGAAATCGAAAATAAAATGAATTATTTCCATATACAGCTGCGGGGTGCGGTTAACCTTGCAATCGTAATAGATATAGAAATTGAGAATCGGAGCCTGGATATTGCTTCAGAGGCGGAGCTATTACGCTTTGCCGCTTTTAACATAGTGCAGGAACAACTTGAAAAGGAGCAGGGCGGTGTGGTATTTCAGACGAGAGATGGTAAACTCGCCGCGATTTTATCAGGGGATTCCGAGGAGATCGAAGTCACAACACAACTTCTTGCGGATCAAGTACAAACCAGTTTGAACAAGTATTTGAAGCTGACGGCAACCATCGGCATCGGTAGAAAATACGCTGACTTGCAGCAAATTCCACAATCCTTTCAGGAAGCGATTTCATCCATAGAATATCGATATCTTTTAGGCATAGATAAGGTTATCTCCATACAGGATCTTGAGTTTGGCAAAGGATTGGATCAAGCACATTTCTCTTCATGGGAAAAAGAATTCATATCCGCGTTGAAGACCGGTAAAGCATCAGCGATCTCGGAGGTCCTCTCAAAATGGTTTCAGGAGCTAAAGAGTAACAGCTCTTCTATAGAAGATTGCCGCAGTAGCATCTACCAAATGCTCGTCTCTCTGATGAACTATGTGGTCGATATTGGATTCCCAAATACAGAGCTTGTTTCGCATAATATGTTTGCTGAGGTTGCAGCTCTTAAGACTTTAGATGAAGCAAGGAATTATTTAGAGAGAACTTGCCATGAGCTGATACTCAAGTTATCGGAACAAAGAACAACCGTCAGAACCTCTCAAATGAAAGCAGCAGAAGCTTATATTCGGGAGAATTATTGTAATGACAGCTTTTCACTTAATGAGCTGTGCAGCCATATTTTTATGAGCATCAGTTATTTCAGTGTGACTTTTAAACAGCATACTGGAGAGACTTTTATTGAGTATTTGACTCGCCTCCGTTTGGAAAAAGCTAAAGAACTCCTTACCGTCACACAGTTGAAGACTTATGACATCGCTGCTAGAGTTGGCTATGCTGATCCTCAGTACTTTAGTGTGATTTTCAAACGTAATGTTGGGATCACACCGAAGGAATATCGACAGCGACAGAAGGAGAATCTTCTTCTATGA
- a CDS encoding ABC transporter substrate-binding protein, with translation MKQRRRGIILLASLLLATTLLGACNNSDSKKSASGSDKPYIPVISKGFQHQFWQAVKQGAEKAAKEFNVEITFEGPENESQVDKQIEMLQTALDKKPAAIALAALDSKAAIPYLEKAKENNIPIIGFDSGVDSDIPVATAATDNKAAAALAADKMAELIGKKGKVGLVVHDQTSSTGQQRRDGFLEQMKAKYPDIEVLEPQYGGGDQLKSTDLAKAMMQANPDLKGIYGSNEGSAVGVANAVNELQMGGKIVVIGFDSGKQLMDAIRSGVVAGAVTQDPIGIGYQAVKAAVQAIKGETVEKNIDTGFHWYDKNNIDSDEIKPLLYE, from the coding sequence ATGAAACAACGTCGAAGAGGGATTATCTTGCTTGCCAGTTTGTTACTGGCTACTACCTTACTTGGTGCTTGTAACAACAGTGATAGCAAAAAAAGTGCTTCCGGTTCAGACAAACCATACATCCCAGTCATTTCAAAAGGCTTCCAGCATCAATTCTGGCAAGCGGTGAAGCAAGGAGCCGAGAAGGCTGCGAAGGAGTTTAATGTTGAGATTACGTTTGAAGGACCTGAAAACGAGAGTCAGGTAGATAAACAAATTGAAATGTTGCAGACGGCTCTAGACAAGAAACCGGCAGCCATCGCATTAGCAGCTCTAGACAGCAAAGCAGCGATTCCATATCTGGAAAAGGCAAAGGAAAACAATATTCCAATCATTGGCTTTGACTCCGGTGTAGATAGCGATATTCCTGTAGCAACAGCAGCGACTGACAATAAAGCGGCAGCAGCTTTGGCAGCTGATAAAATGGCTGAGTTGATCGGCAAGAAGGGTAAAGTAGGTCTAGTCGTACATGACCAAACGAGCAGCACAGGTCAACAGCGTCGTGATGGCTTTTTAGAACAAATGAAAGCGAAATATCCCGATATTGAAGTCTTAGAACCGCAATATGGCGGTGGAGATCAGTTGAAGTCCACGGATCTTGCAAAGGCGATGATGCAGGCAAATCCAGACCTTAAAGGGATCTATGGCTCAAACGAAGGATCTGCAGTAGGTGTGGCTAATGCGGTAAATGAATTGCAAATGGGTGGAAAGATTGTGGTCATCGGATTTGACTCCGGTAAACAGTTAATGGATGCTATTCGAAGTGGTGTTGTGGCCGGCGCTGTTACACAGGATCCCATTGGTATCGGTTATCAAGCGGTGAAGGCAGCAGTGCAGGCGATTAAAGGGGAAACCGTAGAAAAGAATATTGACACCGGGTTTCACTGGTACGATAAGAACAATATAGATTCCGATGAGATCAAACCTCTGCTGTACGAATAG
- a CDS encoding ABC transporter permease encodes MKIADKGISQSIGSKQAGAQSGFKQKLLAFASLIILVIVFSIASSNFFQFSNLVGILVSTAVIGVLALGATFVIITGGIDLALGTVMTFSSVMVGVIITFWGLPVPLGIVGGILAGALCGFISGLMVAKMNIPPFIATLAIMMVTKGLSLVITGAKPIYFNDDPIFAKIAMGKMIPGIPNTIIIFLLLGVIASIILSKTIIGRYNFALGSNEEATRLSGVNTVKWKIVIYTITGIFSGIAGILMASRLNSAQPSLGTGYELEAIAAVVIGGTSLSGGVGSILGTIIGALIMSVLTNGLQIMSVAQEWRTVIVGVVIIIAVYADILRRRKQ; translated from the coding sequence ATGAAGATCGCAGATAAAGGGATTAGTCAGTCTATTGGCTCTAAGCAAGCCGGGGCGCAATCAGGGTTTAAACAAAAATTGTTAGCATTCGCAAGTTTGATCATACTGGTCATCGTATTTTCAATAGCATCAAGTAACTTTTTTCAATTTTCTAATTTAGTCGGGATCCTCGTCTCTACAGCTGTAATTGGTGTATTAGCACTAGGAGCAACCTTTGTAATTATTACGGGTGGAATCGACCTTGCTTTGGGTACTGTGATGACCTTTTCCTCTGTGATGGTTGGTGTCATCATTACATTCTGGGGTCTACCCGTTCCACTCGGAATTGTAGGCGGGATTCTAGCTGGTGCACTATGCGGATTTATAAGTGGCTTAATGGTGGCGAAGATGAACATTCCACCATTCATCGCCACTCTAGCAATCATGATGGTCACTAAAGGATTATCACTTGTTATAACGGGTGCCAAGCCGATTTATTTCAATGATGATCCGATTTTTGCCAAGATTGCAATGGGGAAGATGATCCCAGGCATTCCGAATACTATCATTATCTTCCTATTGCTTGGGGTTATCGCAAGTATCATTTTGTCGAAGACGATTATTGGACGCTATAACTTCGCCCTTGGCAGCAATGAAGAAGCAACTCGCCTATCAGGTGTGAATACGGTCAAATGGAAGATTGTTATCTACACTATCACAGGAATTTTCAGCGGAATTGCTGGTATCTTGATGGCATCTCGACTAAATTCAGCCCAGCCGTCACTTGGCACTGGTTATGAACTTGAAGCTATAGCAGCTGTCGTTATTGGAGGCACATCTTTGAGTGGGGGCGTAGGTTCAATTCTAGGTACGATTATTGGTGCGCTAATTATGAGTGTACTGACGAATGGCTTACAAATTATGTCCGTTGCTCAGGAATGGCGGACAGTCATTGTCGGTGTTGTCATCATCATAGCAGTATATGCTGATATTCTTCGCCGACGGAAGCAGTGA
- a CDS encoding sugar ABC transporter ATP-binding protein produces the protein MDEVLLRMTGIDKFFPGVHALNQCQFELKRGEVHALVGENGAGKSTLMKIATGVYSKDAGQMWYKGSEVEIVNTRAAQELGISIIHQELNLMPHLTVAQNIFIGREPRKALKWFVDDLELNRKVQELFNQMNLKLDPKSLVSDLTVANQQMVEIAKALSFNAEVLIMDEPTAALTDTEINELFRMIEKLRLEGVGIIYISHRMDELKRITDRITVMRDGCYVDTVRTDSVTIDQIISMMVGRELYQTSKPTVSLQTQQVVLEVRNLSSGQLLKDISFHLNKGEILGFAGLMGAGRTEVVRAVFGADPIDKGEIRLHGNTVRIKQPHQAVQHGIGYLSEDRKRYGLLVDMDISMNNAIASFYKFRNVFGWMRDREMRKSAEQHAEALATKTPSVSQKVKFLSGGNQQKVVIGKWLTRDCDVLIFDEPTRGIDVGAKSEIYKLLDQLASEGKAIIIVSSDLPEILRMSHRIIVMCEGRITGELLAEEASQEAIMKYATMRS, from the coding sequence ATGGACGAAGTATTACTACGAATGACGGGGATTGATAAATTTTTCCCAGGTGTTCATGCATTGAATCAATGTCAATTTGAGCTGAAGCGTGGGGAAGTTCATGCCTTAGTTGGTGAAAATGGCGCAGGGAAGTCTACCCTGATGAAGATTGCAACAGGGGTGTATTCCAAGGATGCGGGTCAGATGTGGTACAAGGGATCTGAGGTGGAGATTGTCAATACACGCGCTGCACAGGAACTCGGGATCAGTATTATTCATCAGGAACTGAATCTAATGCCGCATCTTACAGTGGCCCAAAATATATTTATTGGCCGTGAGCCGCGGAAGGCACTGAAATGGTTCGTTGATGATCTGGAGTTAAATCGTAAAGTGCAGGAATTGTTTAATCAAATGAATCTTAAGCTGGACCCGAAGAGCTTGGTCTCAGACCTGACGGTCGCTAACCAACAAATGGTGGAAATCGCCAAAGCCTTGTCCTTTAATGCGGAGGTACTGATCATGGATGAACCAACTGCAGCCCTGACAGATACGGAAATTAACGAGTTGTTTCGGATGATCGAGAAATTACGATTAGAAGGTGTAGGGATTATATACATCTCTCACCGCATGGATGAGTTGAAACGGATCACAGACCGCATTACAGTCATGCGGGATGGATGTTATGTGGATACTGTTCGGACGGATTCGGTAACGATTGATCAAATTATCAGCATGATGGTTGGTCGTGAACTGTATCAAACGTCGAAGCCAACGGTTTCGTTGCAGACACAGCAAGTCGTATTAGAGGTTCGAAATCTATCCAGTGGACAGTTGTTAAAGGATATTAGCTTTCATCTGAATAAAGGTGAGATTCTGGGCTTCGCTGGGTTAATGGGTGCTGGACGTACTGAGGTTGTTCGTGCCGTATTTGGGGCTGATCCTATCGATAAGGGTGAGATTAGGCTACATGGAAATACGGTTCGTATAAAACAGCCTCATCAAGCGGTGCAGCATGGCATCGGTTATTTATCTGAAGATCGCAAAAGATACGGATTGCTTGTAGATATGGACATTAGCATGAATAATGCAATTGCTTCCTTCTATAAATTCCGTAATGTATTCGGATGGATGAGAGATAGGGAGATGCGAAAGTCCGCGGAGCAGCATGCGGAAGCACTAGCAACTAAGACTCCAAGTGTAAGTCAAAAAGTCAAATTCTTATCCGGTGGCAATCAGCAAAAAGTAGTTATCGGGAAATGGTTAACGAGAGATTGCGATGTGTTGATCTTCGACGAACCAACACGTGGTATTGATGTAGGAGCGAAAAGTGAGATCTATAAGCTGCTTGATCAGCTAGCGAGCGAGGGAAAGGCGATCATTATAGTCTCTTCAGATCTACCAGAAATTCTAAGAATGAGCCATCGCATTATTGTTATGTGTGAAGGACGTATAACTGGTGAACTACTCGCAGAAGAAGCATCGCAAGAAGCGATAATGAAATATGCGACGATGCGTTCATAA
- a CDS encoding class I SAM-dependent methyltransferase: MEEQDQNLELHSGKGIGPTSEELWNEDTYTAWVARFGTPSEAAAKLIKEPSAKLYPLSSYFGDVQGKKMMNLMGSNGMKAVALSLLGADVTVADFSEANARYAAELAQEAGVQLNYIVSDVLKLPDHVLDGSYDIVFAELGIVHYFTDLALFMETVHHLLSPGGIFILRDFHPVTTKLISSKGSTAKVRKHKVSGDYFDTTLEEKRVSYSKYLPSTGKPAGEQEHSVVYWRRWTLGEIVTAAASSGLVIRQLVEEPNLSSDVYDKGIPKTFTLVAGNGQNL, from the coding sequence ATGGAAGAACAAGATCAAAATTTAGAATTGCATTCTGGAAAAGGCATTGGGCCAACAAGTGAGGAACTATGGAACGAAGACACGTACACAGCTTGGGTTGCTCGATTTGGTACACCGTCAGAGGCAGCAGCAAAGTTAATTAAGGAACCAAGTGCAAAGCTGTACCCGCTCTCTTCTTATTTTGGAGATGTACAGGGTAAAAAGATGATGAATCTCATGGGATCAAACGGAATGAAGGCAGTCGCTCTGTCATTACTCGGGGCGGACGTAACTGTTGCCGACTTCTCGGAGGCTAATGCGCGTTATGCTGCTGAACTCGCTCAAGAAGCGGGTGTTCAGCTAAACTATATCGTATCGGATGTTCTGAAGCTTCCAGATCACGTACTGGATGGTTCATATGATATCGTATTTGCGGAGTTAGGGATTGTTCATTACTTTACCGACCTTGCTCTTTTTATGGAAACAGTCCACCATTTACTTTCTCCTGGTGGGATTTTTATTCTGCGCGATTTCCATCCTGTGACGACTAAGCTTATATCCTCTAAGGGTTCTACAGCGAAGGTTCGCAAACACAAAGTCAGCGGTGACTACTTCGACACGACATTGGAAGAAAAAAGAGTCTCATACTCTAAGTATTTGCCTTCAACAGGCAAACCAGCAGGCGAACAGGAGCATAGCGTGGTATATTGGCGTCGCTGGACGCTTGGAGAAATTGTAACAGCCGCTGCCAGTTCCGGACTTGTGATCCGTCAATTGGTAGAAGAGCCTAATCTATCCTCGGACGTTTATGATAAAGGAATACCAAAGACATTCACCTTGGTGGCTGGTAATGGTCAGAACCTGTAA